The DNA segment CATCGGTGTCTTTTTGTTAGCAGGTATGATTCATTCGGCCATCGCGTCGAACGGTTCGTTGTTTTTCCCGGTCGGCATCGCCGCTGTTTCTGCTGTTTGGGCGATCATCCTATGGACATCGCTCAAAGCACTTCTGCGGCCACAAGCGCAAGCCTCCATTTGGAGAGCATTGATTGCGACGATCCTCTTTATTGTCTTAGCTAAGTCAGCTCGGCAGTACGTGTTTGTCGGAGTGCCATATCGGATGCAATCGACATCGATGACTCCATTAATTGAACAAGGTGAGCACTTCTTTGTTTCGAAACTCGGGCCCGAGTACGAGAACGGCGAGAAGATTTTATTGCAAGTGAACGGGGCGCTGATCGTCGGGGTTCTATGCGCCAAAGCGGGCCAGAGAGTTGAAGTCCGAAACGGGGCGGCATTCCTTGATGGCAAAGAGTCCGATTGTTTGAAGGGCATCGTGCGAGATGTAAGCGGCGACATGTCGGCAGGCGAAATTCCCGCCGATCATATCTTTGTTCTCAATAATGGGATGCTTGATAGTTCTCGGGTAGGCCCCGTGAAGCTTGCCTCAGTTAAAGGGAGGGTCCTTTACAAGATCCGAGACGTACCTGGGGGCACAATCTTAAATGAAGTCATGGGATGGCTAGATCCGTTCTAGCATTAAACAATACTCGCCGGCTTCGGCATTTGATTGTCGGCGAGCTTCGAGAGCGAGCGCATGTAGTTTTGAAAATCTGGGTCTTCGCCTTCTAGAAGGGACTCGAGCGCTTTTCTGAAATCAGGCCGACGCAGCCAAAAATGAATGTAGTCTTGCCAGCTAGACCAATGCCGCTTTGTTCGAGCATCCATTTCCTCTTCGTAGACCAAGATAAAGGCTCGCTCAAAAAGCGAAACGAGAATATCAAAAATGATATTTTTCCGCTCCTTCTGATCGTCAGACAGGTGCTCGTCGCCAATATACTTGGTCATCAATTGCAGGTCGGAATGCTTTAAAAGCAAAATCGAGAATTCGGCGTATTCGTCTGAAAGTTTTTGATAGATTTCATCGTCTTCGTTTTCTCGTTCCTTTCGCTGATCAAGCATAAATACAGCAATGGCGAACGGGAAGCCGATCACGGTGACAATGTAGCTCGCCATTTCCCAATATTCTAGTGAGGTCAATTTGTGCTCCGCTTTGCGCGATCGATGCGCGCTGTGGCTTCGTCAATGGCAGCCGTCAATACAATGACCGCCGAACCGTGCTCGATGCCTACTGTTTTTTCGTCTGCCGAGTCCAGGCTTATTTGGATCCGACACGCTAAATTGATGATGAGGCTAATTTCCCTTGCTCTGCAACCTCTTGATTCCAAATCGAGACTGCGCGGTCCGAATCGACTGAGCTTTCTTCCTTCATGCCCAGGCATTGGCGCGATTCTTCTTTGGGTAGGTCAAAGAAACTTCTATGGGCTCTAGACTTTATTTTCTGCGCCACATCTGTCATTATTGAAAAATGCTAATCGAGCGGATCAAAAATATTTTTGTGATCGTCTTTCGTGCGAACACGCGCACCGGCACCCCTTCGGGGTATTAATCTTCTGCGCCCTAGCTGGGGCGACAAAAAAACATTTTCTGTATTTGATTTTGTAATTTTCCTCGGATCATCCGTTCTTGCCTTCGCAAGCGGTGCGTTCGTGGACAACTAATTTTGGAGTTTTTATGAACAAGCTATTGGATCATCGGCAAATTGCCGATGACATGGAGATCTATTGTCTAGATGAGAAAATTGGAGCGGGACTTCCGCTATGGCTTCCTGCGGGCGTCGCAATTCGTGATGCCTTGGAAAGCATGATGCGGCAATTGGAAGGCGACGGTGGATATCGGCGAGTCGTAAGTCCCCACATCGGCAAGCGCGAGCTTTACGAACGATCTGGGCATTTAAAGGCGTTTGCAGAAGAAATGTTTCCTCCGATCGGCTTGGGAGCGGAAGAGTATTTTCTGCGACCGATGAATTGTCCGCATCATCATGTGATTTTCGGTGCCGGCGTGAAAAGCTATCGGCAGCTACCGTATCGAATCGCTG comes from the Deltaproteobacteria bacterium genome and includes:
- the lepB gene encoding signal peptidase I; this encodes MSKLKKAFLILLSLNPGVGFAAVGDWKRTASAIGVFLLAGMIHSAIASNGSLFFPVGIAAVSAVWAIILWTSLKALLRPQAQASIWRALIATILFIVLAKSARQYVFVGVPYRMQSTSMTPLIEQGEHFFVSKLGPEYENGEKILLQVNGALIVGVLCAKAGQRVEVRNGAAFLDGKESDCLKGIVRDVSGDMSAGEIPADHIFVLNNGMLDSSRVGPVKLASVKGRVLYKIRDVPGGTILNEVMGWLDPF